Proteins encoded by one window of Salvia splendens isolate huo1 chromosome 14, SspV2, whole genome shotgun sequence:
- the LOC121763627 gene encoding aquaporin-5-like, producing MADKHSHNIAVDDEECQSSGSKIQLLNTTPPPHDEKRKHQSLTLTELLGLNELASSELWRASVGEVIGTAVLVFMLDTIVISTIDADIKMPNLVLSVLVAVIITILLLAVHPVSGGHINPIISFSAALVGIISMARAVVYILAQCLGAVLGALALKAVVSSTLEHNFSLGGCTLTVIAEGPNGPVSVGLDTAQGFWLELFCSFIFLFGSIWMAYDHRQAKQLGLVLVFGIVGVVLGLLVFVSTSVTGQKGYGGAGMNPARCIGPAIVRGGHLWDGHWVFWAGPAIACVVFYLYTKIIPSQHHKAKAYDHDVYNVFKVMFGTKTK from the exons ATGGCTGATAAACACTCACATAATATTGCCGTAGATGATGAAGAATGCCAAAGCAGTGGCAGCAAAATTCAGCTTCTCAACACTACTCCACC GCCTCACGATGAGAAAAGGAAGCACCAATCTCTAACCCTGACTGAGCTACTCGGATTAAACGAGCTTGCATCATCAGAG TTATGGCGCGCATCGGTGGGAGAGGTGATCGGAACGGCGGTTTTGGTGTTCATGCTGGACACAATCGTGATCTCGACCATCGACGCCGACATCAAGATGCCGAATTTGGTTTTATCGGTGCTGGTCGCCGTGATCATCACCATCCTCCTCCTCGCCGTGCACCCCGTCTCCGGCGGCCACATCAACCCGATCATCTCCTTCTCCGCCGCCTTGGTCGGAATCATCTCCATGGCGCGCGCCGTCGTCTACATCCTAGCGCAGTGCCTAGGCGCCGTGCTCGGCGCGCTAGCTCTCAAAGCAGTGGTGAGTAGTACGTTGGAGCATAATTTCTCCCTCGGGGGTTGTACGTTGACGGTTATAGCAGAGGGGCCCAATGGGCCGGTTTCGGTGGGCCTGGACACGGCCCAGGGGTTTTGGCTTGAGTTGTTTTGTAGTTTTATTTTCCTGTTTGGGTCGATATGGATGGCGTATGATCACAGGCAGGCCAAGCAGTTGGGCCTTGTGCTTGTGTTTGGGATAGTAGGGGTGGTTTTGGGCCTGCTGGTGTTCGTTTCAACGTCGGTGACGGGGCAGAAGGGGTACGGTGGGGCTGGGATGAATCCGGCGAGGTGCATTGGGCCGGCGATAGTGAGAGGCGGGCACTTGTGGGATGGGCATTGGGTGTTTTGGGCCGGGCCGGCGATAGCATgtgttgttttttatttgtacaCCAAGATCATTCCAAGCCAGCATCACAAGGCTAAGGCTTATGACCATGATGTCTACAACGTTTTCAAGGTTATGTTTGGGACCAAGACTAAGTAA